In a genomic window of Candidatus Neomarinimicrobiota bacterium:
- a CDS encoding GIY-YIG nuclease family protein yields MHYVYIIQSISHPDRFYTGLTQDLKRRLSEHNRHVNEYSSRYKPWMIKTYLAFQFKEQAIAFEKYLKTPSGRAFAKKRL; encoded by the coding sequence ATGCATTATGTTTACATAATTCAATCTATTTCGCATCCTGATCGATTCTACACAGGACTGACTCAGGATTTAAAGAGAAGGTTATCTGAACACAATCGTCATGTTAATGAATATTCATCAAGGTACAAACCTTGGATGATTAAAACTTATCTCGCTTTTCAGTTCAAGGAGCAAGCCATTGCATTTGAGAAATATCTAAAGACCCCATCTGGACGTGCATTTGCTAAAAAAAGACTCTGA
- a CDS encoding nitroreductase family protein — MLMTNKFIPFNRPIDLSDAVMLRQSAEFYEFMKSRRTIRDFSDKEVPQEIIDNCLMTAATAPSGANQQPWHFVVIRDASIKTQIRKAAEAEERDFYAGRAGDAWLEALEPLGTNAEKPFLEKAPVLIAVFEQKYTIDASGSKNKHYYAKESVGIATGMLIAALHNVGLVALTHTPSPMNFLTKILNRPEGEKPFLLLVVGHPAKDAEVPDIDKKDLRDISSHF; from the coding sequence ATGCTTATGACAAACAAGTTTATTCCATTTAATAGACCCATTGATCTCTCAGACGCTGTAATGCTACGACAATCAGCTGAGTTTTATGAATTCATGAAATCCCGAAGAACCATACGTGATTTCTCAGACAAGGAAGTCCCACAAGAGATTATCGATAACTGTCTCATGACCGCAGCCACTGCACCAAGTGGTGCCAATCAGCAGCCCTGGCATTTTGTTGTCATTCGGGATGCATCCATCAAAACACAAATCCGCAAGGCTGCTGAAGCTGAAGAAAGAGATTTTTATGCAGGACGTGCTGGCGATGCCTGGTTGGAAGCGCTAGAGCCTTTGGGAACGAATGCCGAAAAGCCCTTCCTGGAGAAAGCTCCTGTACTTATTGCAGTCTTTGAACAAAAGTATACCATTGATGCAAGCGGTAGTAAAAATAAACACTATTATGCCAAAGAATCAGTGGGTATCGCTACGGGAATGCTGATCGCCGCACTCCATAATGTGGGACTTGTAGCACTTACCCATACCCCCAGTCCCATGAATTTCCTGACAAAAATATTGAACCGACCTGAGGGTGAAAAACCTTTTCTCCTCCTCGTTGTCGGGCACCCTGCAAAGGATGCTGAGGTACCAGATATTGACAAAAAGGATCTCAGGGACATATCAAGTCATTTCTAG
- a CDS encoding dihydroorotase, with amino-acid sequence MSTPILIKNARCVSSSGIVQQDVLIRDGKIAQLGQVKESAAEKVIDGTHLYLLPGALDPQVHFRDPGLTQKEDLRTGSMAAASGGVTSFFDMPNTKPSTITIEGMAERKRIAAEKCVVNYNFFIGATNTNLDVLNEVENVPGIKIFMGSSTGDLLVSDTRDLDNIFGNGSRLIAVHAEDDEIINAAQEIYKNSTDFNHHQFVRPADAALKATTLAVELSIKYQRRLHILHMTTLDEVRYLEIQKSKAPISAEVCPQHFLLSAPHVYQKLGAYAQMNPPIRDIRHAESLWEGLVNGVIDCIATDHAPHTHEEKAKPFGSAPSGMPGVETSLPLLLDRANRGLCKVEDVVKWMCEKPVELYRVKNKGHIREGYDADLVLVDMGKKRSIENGKLWTKVNWSPYDGWTTQGWPVTTIVNGNIVFQDGGIDESVKGREVMIDG; translated from the coding sequence ATGTCTACCCCAATTCTCATTAAAAATGCCAGATGTGTGTCATCAAGCGGTATCGTTCAACAGGATGTTCTTATCAGGGATGGAAAAATTGCTCAGCTGGGTCAGGTGAAGGAATCAGCAGCGGAGAAGGTGATTGATGGCACCCATCTCTATCTCTTGCCAGGAGCCCTTGATCCACAGGTTCATTTTCGCGATCCCGGTCTTACCCAGAAAGAAGACTTGAGAACAGGTTCCATGGCCGCTGCTTCAGGCGGAGTCACAAGTTTCTTTGACATGCCCAATACCAAACCATCTACGATAACCATTGAAGGAATGGCAGAAAGGAAAAGAATCGCTGCTGAAAAATGTGTGGTGAACTACAATTTTTTCATTGGCGCAACCAATACCAACCTTGATGTCCTTAATGAGGTTGAGAATGTGCCTGGAATTAAAATATTTATGGGTTCCTCCACCGGCGATTTGCTGGTCAGTGATACCAGGGATCTGGACAATATTTTCGGGAATGGTTCACGCCTCATAGCCGTCCATGCTGAGGATGATGAAATCATAAACGCAGCCCAGGAGATTTATAAGAATTCAACAGATTTTAACCACCACCAATTTGTCAGACCAGCCGACGCAGCTCTAAAAGCAACAACACTGGCTGTTGAACTGTCCATTAAGTATCAGCGTCGTCTTCACATTTTGCATATGACTACCCTGGATGAGGTGAGATACCTGGAAATACAGAAATCGAAAGCACCAATCTCTGCTGAAGTGTGTCCCCAGCATTTTCTTTTAAGTGCACCGCATGTGTATCAGAAATTAGGTGCTTATGCTCAAATGAATCCTCCCATAAGGGATATTCGACATGCTGAATCACTCTGGGAAGGCCTGGTGAATGGGGTTATAGACTGTATCGCTACTGATCATGCACCACACACCCACGAAGAGAAGGCCAAGCCCTTTGGTTCAGCCCCTTCAGGTATGCCTGGAGTGGAAACCTCATTACCGTTGCTACTTGATCGGGCCAATCGTGGATTATGCAAAGTGGAAGACGTGGTGAAGTGGATGTGCGAGAAACCAGTAGAATTGTACAGGGTCAAGAACAAGGGTCACATCAGAGAAGGGTATGATGCCGATCTTGTTCTGGTGGATATGGGAAAAAAGCGCTCCATTGAGAATGGGAAGCTCTGGACTAAGGTAAACTGGAGCCCCTATGATGGTTGGACCACCCAGGGATGGCCTGTGACAACCATAGTAAATGGGAATATTGTTTTTCAGGATGGTGGAATTGATGAAAGTGTCAAAGGCCGGGAAGTAATGATTGACGGCTAG
- a CDS encoding DNA internalization-related competence protein ComEC/Rec2, protein MYKSIMNFVMPRPMILVSLLFILGIVIQRNLNLSLWILALLTGIAIVVALLNRRSGILLLLLILSGCLRVAFDEIIPVTHLSRFISNVDSVYEVRAIVLTVGQTRKGTPKFLMQPETIGLQAISSGQVLLYSKDIEQDVCPGDTLCGRLLLNRPRDKSNPHEFDYRAYLEGRNIYFEAFLEDAGDVIVYPRDSGSISLLMGDMQDLISSHFHKYLTPRSAGILSALILGEKSEIEETTRNDFANTGVIHVLAVSGLHVGYVSLILITIFGLLRLPHQIQMGSVIAGLIFYVGLTGAAPSVMRASIMASLMIIGGLFERKSDILNLLASAAFIILLISPAQLSNIGFQLSFLAVLSIVTLFPIFKKLVSGLPISETSGVGKLLYPILDLFLVSLAAQLGTLAITIFYFHMIPIISMVANLVVVPLIGVIVATGMSFLILGSIFPLLAQLWAATIEGAIDFMLWFVQICAQVDWAYINVRSIHHFELILLLVGTFSIAIIQYRKVIKLWVILVLCWIAIQTWQSLLTSQHLELVVLDVGQGDAILIHAPNGNTILIDAGLRFGGKDMGEDVILPYLKFRNWPKIDILVLTHPHNDHIGGAQYLIENIEVGKVLMPDIQYDSYGYNMLCDIIASKNIPASPVFTGYIDSTLKPIYFRVTGPKWYDHSSRPSNINNTSIVMQLFYGESSVLLTGDGEETIEHDQLPLGGLLKSDMIKAPHHGSKTSSSQEYINLVQPQVCLISLGMKNKFRHPSKVTLERYMKLGTEIHRTDLEGAQIYRSDGTIWYRDEWKNNY, encoded by the coding sequence ATGTACAAAAGTATCATGAACTTTGTGATGCCTCGTCCCATGATATTGGTATCACTTCTATTTATTCTGGGTATTGTGATTCAACGGAATCTCAATCTCTCCCTTTGGATTCTCGCTTTATTGACGGGTATCGCCATTGTGGTGGCATTACTTAACAGACGGTCTGGAATATTACTCCTATTACTCATTCTTTCCGGGTGCCTTCGAGTTGCATTTGATGAGATCATTCCAGTGACCCACCTCTCACGATTTATATCAAATGTAGATTCAGTCTATGAGGTGAGGGCGATTGTCCTTACTGTGGGCCAAACACGAAAAGGCACTCCGAAGTTCCTGATGCAACCTGAGACCATCGGTCTGCAAGCCATCTCTAGTGGACAAGTATTGCTGTACTCCAAGGATATTGAGCAGGATGTTTGTCCTGGTGATACATTATGTGGACGGTTGCTTCTTAACAGGCCACGTGATAAAAGCAATCCCCATGAATTCGATTACCGTGCATATTTGGAAGGAAGGAATATTTATTTTGAAGCTTTCCTGGAGGACGCGGGGGATGTGATTGTTTATCCCAGGGATTCAGGTTCAATATCCCTTTTAATGGGGGATATGCAGGACCTGATATCCAGTCACTTCCACAAATATTTAACACCTCGATCAGCTGGGATTCTATCTGCCTTAATTCTTGGTGAAAAGAGTGAGATTGAAGAAACAACCAGAAATGATTTTGCCAATACTGGTGTCATTCATGTCCTGGCAGTTAGTGGGCTTCATGTAGGGTATGTTTCGCTAATCCTGATTACCATATTTGGTCTTCTTCGATTACCACATCAGATACAGATGGGTAGCGTTATAGCAGGATTGATATTTTATGTGGGACTCACAGGGGCAGCACCCTCTGTCATGCGAGCATCTATCATGGCTTCGCTGATGATTATTGGTGGTCTATTTGAGCGAAAATCGGACATCCTCAACCTGTTGGCTTCTGCAGCCTTCATCATATTGCTTATTTCTCCAGCACAATTGAGTAACATCGGATTCCAGCTTTCGTTTTTGGCAGTTTTAAGTATTGTAACACTGTTCCCCATCTTTAAAAAGTTGGTGAGTGGTCTTCCAATATCGGAAACAAGTGGAGTTGGCAAGTTGCTATATCCAATCCTTGATCTCTTCCTGGTCTCACTTGCAGCTCAACTGGGGACCCTGGCTATCACGATCTTTTATTTTCATATGATTCCAATTATTAGCATGGTTGCCAATCTTGTGGTGGTACCACTTATTGGAGTGATCGTGGCTACTGGTATGAGCTTTCTTATCCTGGGTTCCATATTCCCCTTATTGGCTCAACTTTGGGCTGCCACCATCGAAGGTGCTATCGACTTCATGCTCTGGTTTGTTCAAATCTGCGCCCAGGTTGATTGGGCCTATATAAACGTGCGGTCAATTCATCATTTTGAATTAATTCTGCTATTGGTGGGTACCTTTTCCATAGCGATTATACAGTACCGCAAAGTCATTAAGCTCTGGGTCATCCTGGTGTTGTGTTGGATAGCCATTCAAACATGGCAATCTTTGCTCACATCCCAACACCTCGAACTTGTCGTATTGGATGTGGGGCAGGGTGATGCCATCCTTATTCATGCACCCAATGGGAATACAATACTCATCGATGCTGGTTTAAGATTTGGAGGCAAGGATATGGGGGAGGATGTCATTCTACCCTATTTGAAATTTCGCAATTGGCCAAAAATCGATATCCTTGTACTAACCCATCCCCATAATGATCATATAGGTGGGGCACAATATCTTATAGAAAATATTGAGGTAGGGAAGGTGTTAATGCCAGACATCCAATACGATTCATATGGCTACAATATGTTGTGCGATATCATTGCCTCAAAAAACATTCCTGCCTCACCAGTATTTACAGGCTACATAGATTCAACCTTAAAGCCAATATACTTCAGGGTCACAGGACCAAAGTGGTATGATCATTCCTCCCGTCCATCAAACATCAACAATACCTCAATCGTTATGCAATTATTTTACGGTGAATCAAGCGTATTGCTCACGGGAGACGGAGAAGAAACCATTGAGCACGACCAGCTTCCCCTGGGTGGACTGTTAAAGAGTGATATGATCAAGGCACCCCATCATGGTTCAAAAACAAGTTCAAGTCAGGAATATATCAATCTCGTGCAACCGCAGGTTTGCTTGATTAGTCTGGGGATGAAAAATAAATTCAGACATCCATCTAAAGTGACATTGGAAAGATACATGAAGCTGGGGACTGAAATTCACAGAACAGACCTGGAAGGCGCTCAAATTTATCGGAGTGATGGAACAATCTGGTATCGAGATGAATGGAAAAATAATTATTAA
- a CDS encoding RecX family transcriptional regulator has protein sequence MPKITKITQQKKLSERFNLFVDGKFELGVDGSLIVKYDIKVGDEYTDELKHDLENDDRIEIAYIGLINFIAFRERCEQEVKDWLYKKKYHDLADELINRLTERNYLNNERFARLFIKDRVKIQGWGPIRLRHELNAKRISKQIIESELEAIQEDFDFNQMAQDLAERKLKNIEQPTYKDKKRLWSLLQRHGFEGPSISFALQGITFVSDDKPT, from the coding sequence ATGCCCAAAATCACCAAAATCACACAACAGAAGAAACTCAGCGAGAGATTTAATCTTTTTGTAGATGGAAAATTTGAACTTGGTGTTGATGGCTCGCTCATCGTCAAATATGATATCAAAGTTGGGGATGAGTATACGGATGAACTCAAGCATGATCTTGAAAATGATGATCGCATTGAAATCGCCTATATCGGCTTAATCAACTTTATCGCCTTTCGAGAAAGATGTGAGCAAGAAGTCAAAGATTGGTTATACAAAAAAAAGTATCATGATTTGGCAGATGAATTGATTAACCGCCTTACTGAACGTAACTATTTGAATAACGAGAGATTTGCCCGATTATTCATTAAAGATCGCGTGAAGATCCAGGGCTGGGGTCCTATAAGACTGAGACACGAGTTAAATGCAAAGCGAATATCCAAACAAATTATTGAATCTGAACTTGAAGCCATCCAGGAGGATTTTGATTTCAACCAAATGGCCCAGGATCTGGCTGAAAGAAAATTAAAGAATATTGAACAACCAACTTACAAAGATAAAAAACGACTATGGAGTCTACTCCAACGCCACGGTTTCGAAGGCCCATCCATCTCTTTTGCACTCCAGGGCATTACTTTTGTCAGTGATGACAAACCCACCTGA